In Simplicispira sp. 125, one DNA window encodes the following:
- a CDS encoding response regulator, translating to MTYKILIADDEPNIVISLEYLLQREGYTVVVARDGQEALDTIVRERPALVLLDVMMPHKSGFEVCQAVRADESLQATKILMLTAKGRETDLAKGLALGANAYMTKPFSTRELVQKVAELLGDAPA from the coding sequence ATGACATACAAGATACTGATTGCCGACGATGAGCCCAACATCGTGATCTCGCTGGAATATTTGCTGCAGCGCGAAGGCTACACCGTGGTGGTGGCCCGGGATGGGCAGGAAGCGCTCGACACCATCGTGCGGGAGCGGCCCGCGCTGGTGCTGCTCGATGTGATGATGCCGCACAAGTCGGGTTTTGAGGTGTGCCAGGCCGTGCGTGCCGACGAGAGTCTGCAGGCCACCAAGATATTGATGCTGACGGCCAAGGGCCGCGAGACCGATCTTGCCAAGGGGCTGGCCCTGGGTGCCAATGCCTACATGACCAAACCCTTCTCTACCCGCGAACTGGTTCAGAAGGTGGCCGAGCTGTTGGGGGATGCGCCGGCATGA
- a CDS encoding putative nucleotidyltransferase substrate binding domain-containing protein, which yields MNPESSSAPATVLQALARHRIWSQLEPAVLATLAPQWEQTEANVGTSLRPQGQLHNRTGLILDGMVDLHDPDLDIAVHLQPGDMFGFGATPEQHLSTWQATAASDCRIAWLDAETVAALCREHGALAYFFPSLPVAGQASAVPSPDAGVHLNLLATSVRALIKREPITLAPETSIRAAAQQMCELRVSSVLLVQQGHLFGLVTDRDLRNRVVAQGLDIDRPVSDIATLAPLTMQAPSPAFEALLLMARHNIHHMPVMDGTRIVGMITATDLAEQHSTSPVYLAGDVYKQTSVEGLARTSTKIRPLQQHLAAADASAYSTGHIITTITDAITTRLIHLAQAQLGPAPVDYVWVAAGSQARSEQTAKSDQDNCLVLDDRYDEAAHGEYFRAFSRFVCDGLAECGYIHCPGEIMAMTDKWRQPRARWAQYFQQWVDTPEPMALMLTCVFFDLRAIHGKTELLDSLRQEVLHRTRGKSLFLAHMVGNALKHRPPLGLFGTISRIRGGENAGTIDLKHSGIVPIVDLARVYALAGGVAAVNTHDRLEQVAQAGEVSPQSARDLRDALEFLSKLRIDHQARQITQGQEPDNFLALEELSNFERSHLKEAFSVVQTLQGVLGQRYQTGRY from the coding sequence ATGAACCCAGAATCGTCTTCCGCCCCGGCCACCGTCCTGCAGGCACTGGCCCGGCACCGCATCTGGAGCCAGCTTGAACCGGCCGTGCTGGCCACGCTGGCGCCCCAGTGGGAGCAGACAGAAGCCAACGTAGGCACGTCCCTGCGGCCGCAGGGCCAACTGCACAACCGCACCGGGCTCATCCTGGACGGCATGGTGGATCTGCACGATCCCGATCTGGACATCGCTGTGCACCTGCAGCCGGGCGACATGTTTGGCTTTGGCGCCACACCGGAACAACACCTGTCTACCTGGCAGGCCACCGCTGCATCCGATTGCCGCATTGCGTGGCTGGACGCAGAAACCGTGGCCGCCCTGTGCCGCGAGCACGGTGCATTGGCCTATTTTTTCCCCTCTCTGCCTGTCGCAGGGCAAGCCAGTGCTGTGCCGTCGCCCGACGCGGGCGTACACCTGAACCTGCTGGCCACCTCGGTGCGCGCGCTCATCAAACGTGAGCCCATCACCCTCGCGCCGGAAACCTCCATTCGCGCAGCAGCGCAGCAGATGTGCGAACTGCGGGTCTCGTCCGTGCTGCTGGTACAACAAGGCCACCTTTTCGGCCTGGTGACCGATCGTGACCTGCGCAACCGCGTGGTGGCACAGGGCCTGGACATTGATCGCCCGGTCTCCGACATCGCCACGCTGGCCCCCTTGACCATGCAGGCACCAAGCCCGGCATTCGAGGCCCTGCTGCTGATGGCACGGCACAATATCCACCACATGCCCGTGATGGACGGCACACGCATCGTCGGCATGATCACAGCCACTGATCTGGCCGAGCAGCACAGCACTTCACCGGTCTATCTTGCGGGCGACGTGTACAAGCAGACGAGCGTCGAAGGACTCGCGCGCACCAGCACCAAGATACGCCCCCTGCAACAGCACTTGGCCGCCGCCGATGCCAGCGCCTACAGCACGGGCCACATCATCACCACCATCACCGACGCCATCACTACGCGCCTGATCCATCTGGCACAAGCCCAGTTGGGGCCAGCCCCCGTGGACTATGTGTGGGTAGCGGCCGGTTCACAGGCGCGCAGCGAGCAAACCGCCAAATCCGACCAGGACAACTGCCTGGTGCTGGACGACCGCTATGATGAGGCAGCGCACGGCGAGTACTTTCGCGCCTTTTCACGCTTTGTCTGCGACGGGCTGGCCGAATGCGGCTACATCCACTGCCCCGGCGAAATAATGGCCATGACCGACAAATGGCGCCAGCCGCGCGCGCGCTGGGCGCAGTATTTCCAGCAGTGGGTGGACACCCCCGAGCCCATGGCGCTGATGCTGACCTGCGTGTTCTTTGACCTGCGTGCCATCCACGGAAAGACGGAGCTGCTCGACTCCTTGCGCCAGGAGGTGCTGCACCGCACCCGGGGCAAAAGCCTGTTTCTGGCGCACATGGTCGGCAACGCACTCAAGCACCGCCCGCCACTGGGGCTGTTTGGCACCATCTCGCGCATCCGCGGTGGCGAGAATGCCGGCACCATCGATCTCAAACACAGCGGCATCGTGCCCATCGTGGACCTGGCGCGCGTCTATGCACTGGCCGGTGGCGTGGCCGCGGTGAACACCCACGACCGCCTGGAGCAGGTGGCCCAGGCCGGCGAAGTCAGCCCGCAGAGCGCACGCGACCTGCGCGATGCGCTGGAGTTTCTATCCAAGCTGCGCATCGACCACCAGGCACGGCAGATCACCCAGGGGCAGGAGCCCGACAATTTTCTGGCGCTGGAGGAGCTGTCCAACTTCGAGCGCAGCCACCTCAAGGAAGCCTTCTCGGTAGTGCAAACGCTGCAGGGGGTGCTGGGGCAGCGGTATCAGACGGGGAGGTATTGA
- a CDS encoding sensor histidine kinase: protein MLSPFLVITASFAYLLLLFAVAYWADRRAQQGRSVIANPWVYALSLAVYCTAWTYFGSVGRAASGGVWFLPIYLGPTLVMVLGWIVLRKMVRIAKTYRITSIADFIASRYGKSPLLAGLVTLIAVVGIVPYIALQLKAVSAGYTLLTATDGATAMLPLHWSQDSAFYVALVLAGFAMVFGARHLDTTERHEGMVAAIAFESVVKLVAFLSVGFFVVYSLFDGLEDLFARAQAIPELQQLLRLEQGGQFAWAQWFGLTVLSMFSVVFLPRQFQVMVVENVRETHLRRAVWVFPLYLLLINLFVLPIALGGLLYFGPGQANAENFVLSLPLAAGQNALALFAFVGGLSAATGMVIVETVAVSIMVSNELVLPLLLRWRHLRSSEGQDLSRVLLGIRRASILGVLVLGYVYFHLAGEAYALVSIGLISFAAVAQFAPVVLGGMYWKGGTRQGALAGLLAGFLMWAYTLMLPSIAKSGWLDTGFIAQGPWGLAWLRPEQLLGLQGFDGLTHSLFWSMLVNGVVYVGVSLWRVPSGREASQALLFVDVFQRTAASSPVFWRGRANTQDLLRLCERFLGGAKARPLFEAYALRMGAGSVQALRPDARLVQFVETQLAGAVGSASARALVASVAEEETLSPSDVLRILDEASQIRAYSRALEGKSRSLERATEDLRAANEQLQSLDRLKDDFMSSVTHELRTPLTSIRALAELMQDDVDMSATQRQQFVGIIVAETERLTRLVNQVLDMAKIESGHAEWHVAQVDMRALVERAVATTAEVFRERSAHVQLELADQAPSLHADPDRILQVLLNLLSNAAKFVPPIDGQVQVRLVHDDQGVTVCVQDNGPGVEPGHEAMIFDRFHQTDIGVQVAHGTGLGLPISRHIAEHFGGRLWLEPTGLAGACFCFWLPLDAPTCGDKKP, encoded by the coding sequence ATGCTTTCGCCCTTTCTGGTTATCACGGCGTCCTTTGCCTACCTGTTGCTGTTGTTTGCAGTGGCCTACTGGGCCGATCGCCGTGCGCAGCAAGGCCGTTCTGTCATTGCCAATCCCTGGGTTTATGCGCTTTCGCTGGCGGTGTATTGCACGGCCTGGACCTACTTTGGCAGTGTGGGGCGCGCAGCGTCTGGGGGGGTCTGGTTTTTGCCGATCTACCTGGGTCCTACGCTGGTCATGGTGCTGGGCTGGATTGTGCTGCGCAAGATGGTGCGTATCGCCAAAACGTACCGCATCACGTCCATCGCCGACTTTATTGCCAGCCGCTATGGCAAAAGCCCGTTGTTGGCGGGTCTGGTGACCCTGATTGCCGTGGTGGGCATCGTGCCGTACATCGCCTTGCAGCTCAAGGCCGTTTCGGCCGGGTACACCTTGCTCACGGCCACCGACGGCGCCACGGCGATGCTGCCCTTGCACTGGAGCCAGGACAGTGCCTTCTATGTGGCGCTGGTGTTGGCCGGTTTTGCCATGGTGTTTGGTGCGCGGCACCTCGATACCACGGAGCGGCACGAGGGCATGGTGGCGGCCATTGCCTTTGAGTCGGTGGTCAAGCTGGTGGCGTTCCTGTCGGTGGGTTTTTTTGTGGTTTACAGCCTGTTCGATGGCCTGGAAGACCTGTTCGCCCGCGCGCAGGCGATTCCGGAACTGCAGCAACTGCTGCGCCTGGAGCAAGGTGGGCAGTTTGCCTGGGCGCAGTGGTTCGGTCTGACGGTGCTGTCGATGTTCTCGGTGGTGTTTCTGCCCAGACAGTTCCAGGTCATGGTGGTGGAGAACGTGCGCGAGACCCACCTGCGCCGCGCCGTCTGGGTGTTTCCGCTGTATCTGCTGCTGATCAATCTGTTTGTGCTGCCCATTGCCTTGGGCGGTCTGTTGTACTTTGGCCCGGGCCAGGCCAATGCGGAGAACTTTGTGCTGTCGCTGCCCCTGGCCGCCGGACAGAATGCGCTGGCGCTGTTCGCTTTTGTGGGGGGGCTTTCTGCCGCTACCGGCATGGTCATTGTGGAGACCGTGGCCGTGTCCATCATGGTCAGCAATGAACTGGTGCTGCCCTTGCTGCTGCGCTGGCGGCACCTGCGCAGCAGCGAAGGACAAGACCTGTCGCGCGTGCTTTTGGGGATACGGCGGGCATCCATTCTGGGTGTGCTGGTGCTGGGCTATGTTTACTTTCATCTGGCAGGTGAAGCCTATGCGCTGGTGAGTATCGGGCTCATCAGTTTTGCCGCCGTGGCGCAGTTTGCGCCGGTGGTGCTGGGCGGCATGTACTGGAAGGGCGGCACACGGCAGGGCGCCCTGGCAGGCCTGTTGGCGGGTTTTTTGATGTGGGCCTATACCCTGATGCTGCCCTCGATTGCGAAGTCCGGTTGGCTCGATACCGGTTTCATTGCGCAGGGCCCTTGGGGGCTGGCGTGGCTGCGGCCTGAACAGTTGTTGGGCCTGCAGGGGTTTGACGGCCTGACACACTCGCTGTTCTGGAGCATGCTGGTCAATGGTGTGGTCTATGTGGGTGTCTCGCTGTGGCGCGTGCCTTCAGGCCGTGAAGCCAGTCAGGCCTTGTTGTTCGTCGATGTGTTCCAGCGCACAGCGGCCTCCAGCCCCGTGTTCTGGCGCGGGCGGGCCAATACGCAAGATCTGCTGCGCCTGTGCGAGCGTTTTCTGGGGGGAGCCAAGGCGCGGCCGCTTTTCGAGGCCTATGCGCTGCGCATGGGCGCAGGCTCGGTGCAAGCCCTGCGGCCCGACGCACGCCTGGTGCAGTTTGTTGAAACCCAGTTGGCCGGCGCCGTGGGCAGTGCATCGGCCCGCGCGCTGGTGGCTTCGGTGGCCGAGGAGGAAACCCTCTCACCCAGCGATGTACTGCGCATCCTGGATGAAGCTTCCCAGATACGCGCCTACTCGCGTGCGCTGGAGGGCAAGTCGCGCTCACTGGAACGTGCCACCGAAGATCTGCGCGCTGCCAATGAGCAGCTGCAAAGCCTGGACCGGCTCAAGGACGATTTCATGTCCTCGGTCACGCACGAATTGCGCACGCCTCTGACGTCCATCCGTGCATTGGCCGAGTTGATGCAGGACGACGTTGATATGTCGGCCACCCAGCGCCAGCAGTTTGTGGGCATCATCGTGGCCGAGACAGAGCGCCTGACGCGCCTGGTCAACCAGGTGCTGGACATGGCCAAAATCGAATCGGGCCATGCGGAATGGCATGTAGCCCAGGTCGATATGCGCGCTCTCGTGGAGCGTGCAGTGGCCACCACGGCCGAGGTGTTCCGGGAGCGCTCTGCCCATGTCCAGCTAGAGCTGGCAGATCAGGCGCCTTCACTCCATGCGGATCCCGACCGCATTCTCCAGGTGCTGCTCAATCTTCTCTCGAATGCCGCAAAGTTTGTGCCGCCCATCGACGGGCAGGTGCAGGTACGGCTGGTGCACGATGACCAGGGCGTTACCGTGTGCGTGCAGGACAATGGTCCGGGGGTGGAGCCAGGCCATGAGGCCATGATTTTTGACCGTTTTCACCAGACCGATATCGGTGTCCAGGTGGCGCACGGAACAGGCCTGGGCCTGCCGATCAGTCGCCACATTGCAGAACATTTTGGCGGCCGGTTATGGCTGGAGCCCACAGGCCTTGCAGGTGCGTGCTTCTGCTTCTGGCTGCCCCTGGACGCCCCCACCTGCGGAGACAAAAAACCATGA
- a CDS encoding ABC transporter ATP-binding protein, with amino-acid sequence MSLTSPHCPDPLVELRNVHFAYGAQPVLRGLSLAVPRGKVTAIMGASGGGKTTVLRLIGGQQRAQQGEVLFDGKDVGRMDRAQLYAARRRMGMLFQFGALFTDMSVFENVAFPLREHTDLSEALVRDIVLMKLHAVGLRGARDLMPAQISGGMARRVALARAIALDPELVMYDEPFAGLDPISLGTAAQLIRQLNDAMGLTTVLVSHDLEATFKLADHVVILGPGVIAAQGTPDEVRHSSDPLVHQFVNALPVGPVPFHYPGPDVAQDFGPLDGGAT; translated from the coding sequence ATGTCCCTCACCTCCCCACACTGTCCCGATCCCTTGGTCGAGCTGCGCAATGTCCATTTTGCTTATGGCGCGCAGCCGGTTTTGCGTGGGCTGTCGCTGGCGGTGCCGCGGGGCAAGGTCACGGCCATCATGGGCGCTTCGGGCGGAGGCAAGACGACGGTGTTGCGCCTGATTGGCGGTCAGCAGCGCGCCCAGCAGGGCGAGGTGCTGTTCGACGGCAAGGATGTCGGGCGCATGGATAGGGCGCAGCTTTATGCCGCACGGCGGCGCATGGGCATGCTGTTCCAGTTTGGCGCGCTGTTTACTGACATGAGTGTGTTCGAGAACGTCGCTTTTCCACTGCGTGAGCACACCGATCTGTCCGAAGCGCTGGTGCGCGACATTGTGCTCATGAAGCTGCACGCTGTGGGCCTGCGCGGAGCACGCGATCTCATGCCCGCCCAGATCTCTGGTGGCATGGCGCGTCGCGTGGCGTTGGCGCGGGCCATCGCGCTGGACCCGGAGCTGGTGATGTACGACGAGCCTTTTGCCGGGCTGGATCCGATCTCGCTGGGCACGGCGGCGCAACTCATCCGCCAGCTCAATGACGCCATGGGGCTCACCACTGTGCTTGTCTCGCATGACCTGGAAGCCACTTTCAAGCTGGCCGATCATGTGGTCATCCTGGGGCCGGGCGTCATTGCGGCGCAGGGCACTCCCGATGAGGTGCGCCACAGTAGCGACCCTTTGGTGCACCAGTTTGTCAATGCGCTGCCCGTGGGGCCCGTGCCCTTCCATTACCCGGGGCCCGATGTGGCGCAGGATTTCGGCCCGTTGGACGGGGGGGCGACATGA
- the speE gene encoding polyamine aminopropyltransferase, protein MPELRYMAERLTPDFGFYLRESTRVAQKQSPWQHIEVFDNALFGRVMRIDGCFMTSERDEFFYHEPMVHLPAIAHGAPRSALVVGGGDGGAAEELLKYPSMERVLLAELDADVVHMAREWLGNIHHGALDDPRLEVRLGDARALIESCTERFDQIVLDLTDPIGPALDLYTVEFYAACRRALNPGGVLSLHLGSPIHLPESMARIAASLRTAFPIVQPYLQYVPLYGTLWCMAMASCDTDPAALSAAEVDARIAAHGLKDLQLYNGAMHHALLAQPNFVRELLQRPAEPIHTGGTLQEAIDPHTLPAVTVIPG, encoded by the coding sequence ATGCCCGAACTCCGCTACATGGCCGAGCGCCTGACGCCCGATTTCGGTTTCTACCTGCGCGAGAGCACCCGGGTGGCGCAAAAGCAGTCCCCCTGGCAACACATCGAGGTGTTCGACAACGCGCTGTTTGGTCGCGTGATGCGCATCGACGGCTGCTTCATGACCTCCGAGCGCGACGAATTTTTCTACCACGAGCCCATGGTGCATTTGCCGGCCATCGCCCATGGCGCGCCGCGCAGCGCGCTGGTGGTGGGCGGTGGCGATGGTGGCGCTGCCGAGGAATTGCTCAAGTACCCGAGCATGGAGCGCGTCCTGCTCGCCGAACTGGACGCAGATGTCGTGCACATGGCTCGCGAATGGCTGGGCAATATCCACCATGGTGCACTGGATGACCCGCGCTTGGAAGTCCGCCTGGGTGATGCGCGCGCGTTGATCGAATCGTGCACCGAACGCTTTGATCAGATCGTGCTTGACCTGACCGACCCGATCGGCCCGGCACTCGATCTCTACACCGTCGAGTTCTATGCCGCCTGCCGTCGTGCCCTGAATCCGGGCGGTGTGCTGTCACTGCACCTGGGCTCGCCCATCCATCTCCCAGAGTCGATGGCGCGCATCGCTGCGTCGCTGCGCACGGCCTTTCCCATCGTGCAGCCCTATCTTCAATATGTGCCTCTGTACGGCACGCTGTGGTGCATGGCAATGGCCTCCTGCGACACGGATCCTGCCGCGCTGAGCGCAGCCGAAGTGGATGCCCGCATCGCCGCGCATGGACTGAAGGATTTGCAGCTTTACAACGGTGCTATGCACCATGCGCTGCTGGCACAACCCAACTTCGTGCGGGAACTGCTGCAGCGCCCGGCAGAACCCATCCACACGGGGGGCACGCTACAAGAGGCCATCGACCCCCACACACTGCCTGCCGTCACGGTCATTCCCGGTTAG
- the speD gene encoding adenosylmethionine decarboxylase, giving the protein MKTLCPVPPTLAPVVASPKARNATGLHLIGDLYGCLCDSRLMHDAEYLEDFCKARVAAADLTSVGSLFHSFGEGGGVTGVVVLAESHLSIHTWPESGYVTVDVYVCNYSTDNRPKAQKLFNDIQAAFNPADPHLHRVERA; this is encoded by the coding sequence ATGAAAACGCTATGCCCCGTGCCACCCACGCTCGCCCCTGTCGTCGCATCACCCAAAGCACGCAATGCCACGGGCCTGCACCTGATCGGCGACCTCTATGGCTGCCTGTGTGACAGCCGCCTGATGCACGATGCAGAGTATCTGGAAGATTTTTGCAAAGCCCGCGTTGCAGCAGCAGACCTGACTTCGGTGGGCAGTCTGTTCCACAGCTTTGGCGAGGGCGGCGGCGTGACCGGCGTGGTGGTGCTGGCCGAATCGCACCTGTCGATCCACACCTGGCCCGAATCGGGCTACGTGACCGTCGATGTCTACGTCTGCAACTACTCCACCGACAACCGCCCCAAGGCGCAAAAACTGTTCAACGACATCCAGGCGGCCTTCAACCCGGCCGACCCCCATCTGCACCGTGTCGAGCGCGCCTGA
- a CDS encoding exonuclease domain-containing protein, with protein MRKVDPRLVWAIVASGLVMALWLVLMSVIVWSTLSPDERMAVGDVLAQRTALVAVGWLIGLGLVAGVLRVLHRRYVGAPYQLLEETRVVLAATTPQKLKPRGTAEMQALASAVNELAAQRDQLRGDMTEQVAQASVRVQQEKDRLAALMAELNQSVVVCNRDGRILLYNQRARQQFRALSQEPGLADGTELVGIGRSIYAVFDRQLLAHALERIHQSMVRGVASPSAQFVTTTQGGQLLRVQVAPVRSGGSDAGAGDAAQAVVSGFVLMLNNVTASVEEEAARDQLLHGLTEGSRASLANIQAAVDMLGYSDLEPAMRERFLGVVRDEVGAMGRRITDLAQRATQRLKTRWPMEDMLGADLAAAAQRQIAAHCTCPVTLDAVDTSLWLKVDSYTLLQALTYLAHRLVDEFEVRFLQLRLQAAGAHAQLDLVWSGQAMSNETVMSWEMDSMYFGNERSPLTVRDVIERHGGEMWFERERVRHQAFFRFMLPLASVQGVVDAELGESDCSRPEYYDFDLFQMAEQGSALDDRPLSELAYTVFDTETTGLNPSEGDAIIQIGAARIVNGKLLRQECFEQLVNPGRGIPAASIPIHGITEDMVVGKPRIGEVLPVFHAFAQDTVLVAHNAAFDMRFLQLQEEATGIAFHQPVLDTLLLSAVVHPHQDSHRLEAIAERFNVTVLGRHTALGDALVTAEIWLRLIPLLQAQGIHTLRQAREAAQKTYYARLKY; from the coding sequence ATGAGAAAAGTAGACCCCCGCCTGGTGTGGGCCATCGTGGCTTCTGGCTTGGTCATGGCCCTGTGGTTGGTGTTGATGTCGGTCATCGTCTGGTCTACGCTGTCGCCGGACGAGCGTATGGCCGTGGGCGACGTGCTGGCGCAGCGCACCGCCCTGGTGGCGGTGGGCTGGCTGATCGGGCTGGGCCTGGTGGCGGGCGTTTTGCGTGTTTTGCACCGCCGCTACGTGGGGGCTCCTTACCAACTTCTGGAAGAGACCCGGGTGGTGCTGGCCGCTACGACGCCCCAGAAGCTCAAGCCCCGGGGCACGGCAGAAATGCAGGCCTTGGCCAGCGCCGTGAATGAGCTGGCCGCACAGCGCGACCAATTGCGCGGCGACATGACCGAACAGGTGGCGCAGGCGAGTGTGCGTGTGCAGCAGGAAAAAGACCGCCTGGCCGCCTTGATGGCCGAGTTGAACCAGAGCGTGGTGGTGTGCAACCGCGATGGGCGCATCCTGCTCTACAACCAGCGCGCACGCCAGCAGTTTCGCGCCCTGTCACAAGAGCCCGGCCTGGCCGATGGCACGGAACTGGTGGGTATTGGCCGCTCCATCTACGCCGTATTTGACCGGCAGTTGCTGGCCCATGCACTGGAGCGCATCCACCAAAGCATGGTGCGGGGCGTGGCCAGCCCGTCGGCCCAGTTTGTCACCACCACGCAGGGCGGGCAATTGCTGCGCGTGCAGGTGGCGCCGGTGCGTTCCGGCGGCAGCGATGCTGGGGCAGGCGACGCGGCGCAGGCCGTCGTCAGCGGCTTTGTGCTGATGCTCAACAACGTCACCGCCAGCGTCGAGGAAGAAGCCGCACGCGACCAACTGCTGCACGGGCTGACCGAAGGCAGCCGCGCTTCGCTGGCCAACATCCAGGCCGCCGTGGACATGCTGGGCTACTCCGATCTGGAGCCCGCCATGCGTGAGCGCTTTCTGGGCGTGGTGCGTGACGAGGTGGGCGCTATGGGGCGACGCATCACCGACCTGGCGCAGCGCGCCACGCAGCGGCTCAAGACCCGCTGGCCCATGGAGGACATGCTGGGCGCCGACCTGGCCGCTGCTGCCCAGCGCCAGATTGCAGCCCACTGCACTTGCCCCGTCACCCTGGATGCGGTGGATACCAGCCTGTGGCTCAAGGTGGACAGCTATACCCTGCTGCAGGCCTTGACCTACCTGGCCCACCGGCTGGTGGATGAATTCGAGGTGCGCTTTCTGCAGCTGCGGCTGCAGGCGGCAGGTGCACACGCCCAGCTCGATCTGGTCTGGAGCGGCCAGGCCATGAGCAATGAGACCGTGATGAGCTGGGAAATGGACTCGATGTACTTCGGCAACGAACGCAGTCCGCTCACCGTGCGCGATGTGATCGAGCGGCACGGCGGCGAGATGTGGTTCGAGCGCGAGCGGGTGCGCCACCAGGCCTTTTTCCGTTTCATGCTGCCCCTGGCCAGCGTGCAAGGCGTGGTCGATGCGGAGTTGGGCGAGAGCGATTGCAGCCGTCCAGAGTACTACGACTTCGACCTGTTCCAGATGGCTGAACAGGGCAGTGCGCTGGACGACCGGCCCCTGTCCGAGCTGGCCTACACCGTGTTCGACACGGAAACCACGGGGCTCAACCCCTCCGAGGGCGACGCCATCATCCAGATCGGGGCTGCGCGTATCGTCAATGGCAAGCTGCTGCGGCAAGAGTGCTTCGAGCAACTGGTCAACCCCGGGCGTGGTATCCCTGCGGCGTCCATTCCCATTCATGGCATTACCGAAGACATGGTCGTGGGCAAGCCGCGCATTGGCGAGGTGTTGCCGGTGTTCCATGCGTTCGCGCAGGACACTGTGCTGGTGGCGCACAACGCGGCCTTTGACATGCGTTTTCTGCAGTTGCAAGAAGAGGCCACGGGCATTGCTTTTCACCAGCCGGTGCTGGACACGCTGCTGCTATCGGCAGTGGTGCATCCGCACCAGGATTCCCACCGCCTGGAAGCCATCGCCGAGCGATTCAATGTGACCGTGCTGGGGCGCCACACGGCGCTGGGCGATGCGCTGGTGACGGCAGAGATCTGGTTGCGACTGATTCCGCTGCTGCAGGCGCAGGGCATACATACCCTGCGACAGGCGCGTGAGGCGGCGCAGAAGACGTATTACGCGCGGTTGAAATATTGA